The Montipora foliosa isolate CH-2021 chromosome 1, ASM3666993v2, whole genome shotgun sequence genome has a window encoding:
- the LOC138011070 gene encoding uncharacterized protein: MHPRSKHWHLLNYIIVRQRDRREVLDTRAMRGADCGTDHVMLRSSLRICRRKQHCRTDAKPPRKLNISALKGQKKQEELTQEMDENLKDWDSNNSENAIEEKWATLKDTVCQTASDVLGYPERKHQDWFDEHDEHLEKLLEARNTARSKMKKYSKAQSEL, from the coding sequence ATGCACCCAAGATCCAAGCATTGGCACTTATTAAACTACATCATAGTCAGGCAGAGAGACAGAAGGGAGGTATTGGACACCAGAGCAATGAGAGGCGCGGACTGTGGCACTGATCATGTTATGCTGAGATCTAGTTTACGGATTTGCAGACGAAAACAGCACTGCAGGACAGATGCGAAGCCACCACGGAAACTAAACATTAGTGCACTGAAAGGCCAAAAGAAGCAGGAAGAACTTACACAGGAAATGGATGAAAACTTGAAAGACTGGGACAGCAACAACTCAGAGAATGCCATAGAAGAGAAATGGGCAACACTGAAGGATACGGTGTGTCAGACTGCGAGTGATGTATTAGGCTACCCTGAGAGGAAACACCAAGATTGGTTTGATGAGCATGATGAACACCTGGAGAAACTACTAGAAGCGAGGAATACAGCTAGGTCGAAGATGAAGAAATACTCAAAGGCTCAGAGTGAACTATAG
- the LOC138011092 gene encoding uncharacterized protein, with translation MDCFGPFMIKEGRREMKKYAVIFTCMNSRAVHIEVLDDMTTDAFLNALRCFIAMRGPVHQLRSDQGSNFVGTRNELAAAIKEMNVNKIASHLRDHDCEFLLNPPYSSHRGGVWERQIKTIRSILDHLLKDFAGRLDTSSFRTFLYEAMAIINSRPLSTQCLSDPLSPIPLTPNHLFTMKQRVYSPPSGCFTPEDIYPRKRWRRVQYVVEQFWSRWRKEYLANLNTRHKWLRSKRNLKVGDIVIISEDAPRAQWPLGKIVEATRDEQGLVRTVKILVATKSKTRRPSIIERAVQKVVLLFEATERESTK, from the coding sequence ATGGACTGCTTTGGACCGTTCATGATTAAGGAGGGTAGAAGAGAAATGAAGAAGTATGCAGTTATTTTCACTTGTATGAATTCCCGCGCCGTACATATCGAAGTCTTGGATGATATGACAACAGATGCGTTCCTTAACGCCTTAAGATGTTTCATAGCCATGAGAGGGCCAGTACATCAGTTACGATCAGATCAAGGATCCAACTTCGTTGGTACAAGAAACGAACTTGCGGCTGCCATTAAAGAAATGAACGTGAACAAGATTGCTTCCCACCTACGTGATCACGACTGCGAATTTCTTCTGAATCCTCCTTATTCAAGTCATCGTGGTGGAGTGTGGGAGCGGCAGATTAAAACCATCAGAAGTATATTGGATCATCTCCTGAAAGATTTCGCTGGACGCCTAGACACATCATCGTTCCGCACCTTTCTTTACGAAGCAATGGCCATAATTAACAGTCGTCCTTTATCTACACAATGCTTAAGTGATCCTCTGAGCCCGATACCTTTGACGCCAAATCATCTTTTCACAATGAAGCAAAGAGTCTACTCTCCTCCATCCGGATGTTTCACGCCAGAAGATATCTACCCTCGCAAGCGCTGGAGACGGGTGCAGTACGTGGTGGAACAGTTTTGGTCTCGCTGGCGCAAGGAGTACCTTGCAAATTTGAATACAAGGCACAAATGGCTCAGATCGAAGCGAAATCTCAAGGTGGGAGACATTGTCATCATTTCGGAAGACGCCCCTCGTGCCCAATGGCCACTTGGAAAGATCGTAGAAGCCACAAGAGACGAACAAGGTCTCGTACGCACCGTTAAGATTCTCGTGGCCAccaagagcaaaacaagaagaCCATCGATCATCGAAAGAGCAGTACAGAAGGTGGTCCTCCTTTTTGAAGCTACTGAAAGAGAGTCAACTAAGTAA
- the LOC138011102 gene encoding uncharacterized protein, translated as MYHYAITCDVEKMFHQFIVPEKDRNYLRFLWWPNGDTELQPKEYRMKVHLFGATSSPGCASYALKHLANQERVTYPTAAHFIIHDFYVDDGLTSVESKEEAKELIEGAREVCRRGGLRLHKFIANDRSVMESIPKSEQASDINWDLPSEPLSIERVLGVQWFVGLDSFGFSIVLKDQPLTRRGVLSTVASIYDPLGFLAPLVLKAKRILQEVCQKGVSWDSPLPDELRSRVQEIKTRTNIKQWRYVDTKNNPADHASRGRTAEELVKSNWLSGPSFLWEKEIPSNKEETPILQIGDPEVKATTVLTTVKKQDEFSLVNCISKFSDWRRAVAVVTYLRRLIQRNKPTSIHRMLTETQEAEFAIFKAAQRCTFKEEITNLSAKGGNHQLAKNSPLIRLDPFLDKYGILRVGGRLQQSSFPFEERHPVILPKAHHVTALIIDHFHKKVKHQGRGITMNEIRSNGIWVLSLSSAVSSLIHKCVKCRRQRRPLEDQKMANLPMDSIEPSPPFT; from the exons ATGTATCATTACGCCATCACTTGCGATGTGGAGAAAATGTTCCACCAATTTATTGTGCCTGAAAAAGATCGAAACTATCTGCGCTTCCTTTGGTGGCCCAATGGAGACACTGAGTTACAACCCAAAGAGTATAGGATGAAGGTTCACTTGTTCGGAGCCACATCATCACCAGGATGTGCTAGTTACGCACTAAAGCACTTGGCCAACCAAGAAAGAGTGACGTACCCTACAGCAGCTCACTTTATTATCCATGACTTCTATGTAGACGATGGTCTAACAAGCGTAGAGTCTAAAGAGGAAGCAAAGGAACTCATCGAAGGAGCTCGGGAAGTATGTAGAAGAGGAGGCCTTCGACTACATAAGTTTATCGCCAACGATCGCTCGGTGATGGAATCCATTCCGAAAAGTGAACAGGCAAGCGACATCAACTGGGATCTACCTTCCGAGCCACTTTCGATAGAGAGAGTCCTTGGAGTGCAGTGGTTTGTTGGTCTAGACAGCTTTGGCTTCTCTATCGTCTTAAAGGATCAACCCCTGACAAGAAGAGGTGTACTATCAACAGTTGCATCCATCTACGATCCTCTTGGATTTCTGGCCCCATTGGTGTTAAAGGCTAAGAGGATCCTTCAAGAAGTCTGTCAAAAAGGCGTCAGTTGGGACAGTCCGTTGCCAGATGAACTACGCTCAAG AGTGCAAGAGATCAAGACACGTACTAACATAAAGCAGTGGCGTTATGTTGACACCAAGAATAACCCAGCTGACCATGCTTCTAGAGGAAGAACCGCCGAAGAACTCGTGAAATCTAATTGGCTCAGCGGACCAAGTTTCCTGTGGGAAAAGGAGATTCCATCCAACAAAGAAGAAACTCCGATTCTACAAATTGGAGATCCAGAGGTTAAGGCAACGACCGTACTCACTACCGTGAAGAAACAAGACGAATTCAGTCTCGTCAATTGTATATCAAAATTTTCCGACTGGCGAAGAGCAGTTGCAGTTGTTACTTACTTAAGGCGGCTCATTCAAAGGAACAAGCCAACCAGCATTCACAGAATGCTAACAGAAACACAAGAGGCCGAATTCGCAATTTTTAAAGCCGCACAACGCTGTAcctttaaagaagaaatcacAAATCTAAGTGCCAAGGGAGGAAATCACCAGCTCGCCAAGAACAGTCCTTTAATAAGACTAGATCCTTTCCTCGACAAATACGGCATCTTGAGAGTAGGTGGAAGATTACAACAGTCATCTTTTCCCTTCGAAGAGAGACATCCTGTCATCTTACCGAAAGCTCACCACGTCACCGCACTGATCATTGATCACTTCCACAAGAAAGTGAAGCACCAAGGAAGAGGAATAACTATGAATGAAATCCGTTCGAATGGAATATGGGTCCTTTCTTTATCTTCTGCAGTTTCCTCGCTTATTCACAAGTGCGTAAAATGCAGACGTCAAAGACGACCGCTTGAAGATCAAAAGATGGCTAACCTTCCAATGGACAGCATTGAACCATCCCCCCCTTTCACATAA